In a single window of the Fusarium falciforme chromosome 3, complete sequence genome:
- a CDS encoding Lysine--tRNA ligase, whose protein sequence is MADEAAPPTEQVANLHLDEVTGERVSKTELKKRQKARQKEEEKKKKAAARPAAAAAPKKAGSAEAAEKDLTPNQYFEIRSRNINKLRETKSPNPYPHKFHVTYDLRNFVQDYGHLKSGESVQDKIIQIGARVHGKRASGSKLLFYDVRSEGVKVQILCQAQEVREGAPAFEDQHEHLRRGDIIGIIGYPGRTAPKNKIEKGEEGELSIFATEVVLLTPCLHALPDDHYGFKDLEQRFRKRYLDLICNEKSRNVFVTRSKMITWIRRYFDERDFVEVETPMMNQIAGGATAKPFTTHHNEYDMQMYMRVAPELYLKMLVVGGLNRVYEIGRQFRNEGADLTHNPEFTTIEFYQAYADVNDLMDITEDMVSGLVKYLTGGYVTTFHTQSGEKYEVNWEKPWPRYEMIPELEKATGEKFPPGDQLHTQETNDFLRGILKKMKLDCTPPLTNARMIDKLVGEYIEEKCVNPSFITGHPQVMSPLAKYHREIPGLCERFEAFVCKKEIANAYTELNDPFDQRLRFEEQARQKDQGDDEAQLIDENFCTSLEYGLPPTGGWGMGIDRMVMFLTDNYTIREVLAFPFMKDDKADAKKLAAEVVGIEPIPEEGIGHK, encoded by the exons ATGGCTGACGAGGCTGCCCCCCCGACCGAGCAGGTCGCCAACCTGCACCTCGACGAGGTCACTGGCGAGCGAGTCTCCAAGAccgagctgaagaagcgcCAGAAGGCCCgccagaaggaggaggagaagaagaagaaggctgccgcTCGTCCTGCCGCCGCGGCCGCTCCCAAGAAGGCCGGAAGTGCTGAGGCCGCTGAGAAGGATCTCACCCCCAACCAGTACTTCGAGATCCGATCGAGGaacatcaacaagctccgCGAGACCAAGAGCCCCAACCCCTACCCCCACAAGTTCCACGTCACCTACGATCTGCGAAACTTTGTCCAGGACTACGGCCACCTCAAGTCTGGCGAGAGCGTCCAGGACAAGATCATCCAGATCGGTGCCCGAGTTCACGGCAAGCGAGCATCGGGCTCCAAGCTCCTCTTCTACGATGTCCGGTCAGAGGGCGTCAAGGTTCAGATTTTGTGCCAGGCTCAGGAGGTGCGAGAGGGCGCCCCTGCTTTTGAGGACCAGCACGAGCACCTTCGCCGAGGTGATATCATCGGCATTATTGGATACCCCGGCAG AACTGcccccaagaacaagatcgaGAAGGGTGAGGAGGGCGAGCTGTCTATCTTTGCGACTGAGGTCGTTCTCCTGACTCCTTGTCTCCACGCCCTCCCTGATGACCACTATGGCTTCAAGGATCTCGAGCAGCGATTCCGTAAGCGATACCTCGATCTCATCTGTAACGAGAAGTCGCGCAATGTTTTCGTCACTCGATCCAAGATGATCACCTGGATCCGCCGCTACTTTGACGAGCGTGACtttgtcgaggttgagactCCCATGATGAACCAGATTGCTGGCGGTGCCACCGCCAAGCCCTTTACCACTCACCACAACGAGTACGACATGCAGATGTATATGCGTGTCGCCCCTGAGCTGTACCTCAAGATGCTTGTCGTCGGTGGCCTGAACCGAGTGTACGAGATTGGACGTCAGTTCCGCAATGAGGGTGCCGATCTCACCCACAACCCCGAATTCACCACCATTGAGTTCTATCAGGCCTATGCCGATGTCAACGACCTGATGGACATCACCGAGGACATGGTCTCGGGCCTGGTCAAGTACCTGACCGGTGGCTACGTGACCACCTTCCACACCCAGTCTGGCGAGAAGTACGAGGTCAACTGGGAGAAGCCCTGGCCCCGTTATGAGATGATTCccgagctcgagaaggcGACTGGCGAGAAGTTCCCTCCCGGTGATCAGCTCCACACTCAGGAGACCAACGACTTCCTCAGGGGCATtctcaagaagatgaagctcgACTGCACACCTCCTCTGACCAACGCCCGCATGATCGACAAGCTGGTCGGCGAGTACATTGAGGAGAAGTGCGTCAACCCATCCTTCATCACCGGCCACCCTCAGGTCATGAGCCCTCTGGCCAAGTACCACCGCGAGATCCCCGGTCTCTGCGAGCGATTCGAGGCCTTTGTGTGCAAGAAGGAGATTGCCAACGCCTACACCGAGTTGAACGACCCCTTCGACCAGCGCCTGCGCTTCGAGGAGCAGGCCCGCCAGAAGGATCAGGGTGATGACGAGGCCCAGCTCATCGATGAGAACTTCTGTACCTCTCTCGAGTACGGTCTGCCTCCTACTGGTGGCTGGGGCATGGGCATCGACCGAATGGTCATGTTCCTGACCGACAACTACACCATCCGCGAGGTCCTTGCGTTCCCCTTCATGAAGGACGACAAGGCGGATGCGAAGAAGCTGGCTGCTGAGGTGGTCGGCATTGAGCCTATCCCCGAGGAGGGCATTG GTCACAAGTAA